The following nucleotide sequence is from Methanolinea sp..
ACATTCACCGATGTTACCAGGATGACTGCGAGCGTGTTGTACGCTGCCCGGTCTGGCGTGAGGTGCCCGAAATTGATGACTGTATCTGCCGTGAAGAGGACCCCGATCTCCCTGCAGTACAGGTATACCTGGCCATGCAGGTGTCCACCAGGGCTTTCAAGCACTTCGAAGCGATACCTGCCGGCATCCACCATCCCGATAACAGGGAATCCTGCCCGGTAACCGAGCGGATCCGTGCTGAAGGGGATGAACCGTAGGGGCGGGGTGAACCGGGAGAAGAGGTTGATCATGGTCGTGTATATCTCTTCGAGGACCGATGTCTCGCTCCGCGATCCATAGGCGCGGTTTGCCGCCCGGATCACCTCCAGGGTCCCGGGGTGGAGCTGTGCCGGGACAGGGTATGCTCCGCCCGCACCGCAGTGGTCGGCATCACCGTGGGTGATGACCAGGGCCGATACCCTGCGGCTCCATCCTGGGATGAGCCCGTCGAGGAGCCGTACAATATCCTGCATATAAATACCGTAACCGGTATCCACCACGGTGATACCATCGGGCGTATCCATGAGGAAGATGTTCCCGCCACAGGGCGGCTGGATGCAGTGCAGGGTGAGATAGGGGGTCAGGGCCAGAGTCTGGATATCAGCATAGAAGCGATCACCGGTTGTCCCGGCAAGTGTTCTTCCTGTCTGGAGAAAGCTCTCGAAGATCGTCCTTGGGTCCTTGCCGAGATTCATCAGCTCCTGGACAGCATGGTTGATGTCTCCGAGGAACGAAAGGAGGAACGGTTCCTGTGAATCCCCGATTATTTCCCTGATCTGCTGGGCAAGGCGGAGATAGAAGACGGTATCGTCAAGCTTTTTCCCGGTACTGTCGTACTCGAGGATCTCAATCGGGTACCGTGATTTAAGGGTATCGAGGAGCCGCTCCGCAGCCGCATGTTCTTCAACGGACAGGGTAATGGTCATCCGGTCCGGATGCCGTCCCCGGTCGTCGAAATCTATGGCGCAGATGTTTGCCCGCGAAGAGGTGGTAACATCGAGAAAAGCGCAGAGTGCACCGGGTTCGTGGGGCAGGGGGAGGGAGAATCTGAGTACATGCAGGGGCTGGAGGGAATCCTGCAGGTACCCGAGTTCGGCAAGTCCATCCTCTATCCGGGCACAGGAATCATCGGGACAGGTTATTTCAAAGAATACGACACGGGGATCGATCCGCTGATCGAACTGGACGCGGTTGATATTACCCTGGTACCGGGTAATGAGGGCTACTGCGGAATGGAGTGCGCCGGGATCATTGGGCATTTTTGCGACGCAGGTATATTTTGCCATGGGATCCTCGCAAAAGAATAGATCTGCCGTAAAAGGACATCTTTGTTATCCCTAACCGGGAACCGGGCGGAGAGAACGGAGAGGGGGGAGGGAAGACCGCCCCGGCTACCCGTGACTGATCTCTTCGTGCTCGAGGAGGAGGGATCCGAAAATGATCTTTTCGAGCACCTGGGAGACGTATTTTATCTTCTGCGCCTGTTCCATGTCCATGTTCCGGTTGATATCCGAATAGACCTGGAGGCGAAGCAGGGCAAACCGGAGACGATCGAGATCCTCCTCGGAGAAGGCCATCGCCTTGCGGTAAATGAGCTCGAGAGAGGCCGGGAAGAGCTGGATATCGGCGAGGATTGCCAGGATGTCGTTATAAATATCGAGAGGGTCTCTGCCCCCCTCTATCACATCCCGGAGCCCCATTTCAGTCCTCAACCGCCCTGACGAGTTCTTCCATCACTGCATCCACGCTCTTCCAGGTAGGGCTGTCCTTGCTCCTGATGATAAAGGGACGGCCTTCATCACCGGCTTTCCTCATTTCCGGGTCGAACGGGATCGATCCCAGGAAGGGTACCCCCAGCTTATCGGCAATCTTCTTTCCGCCGCCACTGCCGTAGATGTCGATCTCCTTGTGGCAGTGTGGGCAGACCAGGGTACTCATGTTTTCGACGATCCCGATCACCGGGATGTCGAGCTTCTCGACGAATTTTGCTGCCTTGAGGGCATCCATGGTGGCGACATCCTGCGGTGTGGTGACGATGATCGCCCCGCGGACATTGGGCGCGAGCTGGATGATGGAGAGGGCTTCGTCTCCTGTTCCGGGTGGAAGGTCAACCACCAGGAAATCCAGTGAGCCCCAGTCCACTTCGGAAAGGAACTGGGAGATGGCGGTCATCTTCATCGGTCCACGCCAGATAACCGGTGTGCTGATATCAGGGAGAAGAAAACCCATGGAGACCACGGACAGGTTCCCGGTGACCTGTATCGGCTCGATCATGTTCCCGAGGGTGGTGAGTTTCTGGGTCTCGATACCGAGCATCTTCGGGAGGTTGGGGCCGTGGATATCGAGGTCCATCAATCCGGTCCTGTAGCCGTGAGCAGCCAGGGAAAATGCCAGGTTCACGGACACTGTCGATTTCCCAACGCCCCCCTTTCCGGAAAGCACGAGAATTACATGTTTCACATCGATATCTGCCTTCTTGGGAAGGCCTGCGGTCTTGCCTTTAGCCACATCGCAGGTCGCAGCACTAGGGCAGCTTTCGCACTGCTGGTCACATTCTTCAGGTGTGGGATTCTTCTTGTCAGCCATAAAAAGCCTCACTATTGCCTGTCATACTTTGTTGGGGGTATAAAAATAAAGATATATACCTGGGGGCAATACCACCCGCACCTCTGTAATTGTTCATCATCATTCCTGGTGCATATCAAGGACACGGTTGCAGAGACGATCTGCCCGCACGATGAGCGGGTGTTCCCGTGACACCGGCCGGAAGGTCACTCCCCGGAAATGCCGGGTGAGGGCCTGCGCCTCCTGGTAGAGAGGGCGCAATCGTGGCGAAGAGACCCGGTACGAACCGGTCATCTGCCGGACCATCAGCTCGCTGTCCGAATAGACCTCCAGGGACGTGGCTCCGAGGCGTCCAGCAGCAGTGAGCCCTGCGATGAGCGCCCGGTACTCGGCTTCGTTGTTCGTTCTCCTGCCAAGAAACCCTGAACCCTCTTCAACCACTTGGCCATCAATGGAAACCAGTACGTAGGCATACGCCGATGGTCCAGGGTTTCCCCGCGAAGCCCCGTCCGTGAAGCAGGCCAGAGTGCGGATGTTGTTTTGCTCCATCCTGCTCCAGCGTATCTTGCCATAGTATAATGGTTCTTTTCCCGGCCGGAAAGGAACGCCTAAATACCAGCCGGGGCGAATTCAGTCCATGGACAAGCTGGTCGTATCGCTCGATTTCCTTTCTTTTCCTCCCACCCATACCTGCGACGGGGGGAATGAATCCCCGCGTTTGCGGATAAAGGGGCTTGCGGCTGAATCGGTTGCCGTGATGGCCGTCAATCCTTTTCAGCGAACCTGCTGCTCGTTTTGTCCCTGGTTGATTTGGAACATCCCGCCCACCGGTGAAGTCCCCCGGGGGATCCCAAAAACCGGGACTGTGACCATGCCCGTTTCAGCGGTGCAGGGGCGTAACGACTTTGGAACTATCGGTTACGAAGGCCCGTGTCCCCCGCCCGGCTCGACCCACCGGTACACCTTCAAAGTATACGGCCTCGATACCCTCCTCGATCTCGGGCCTGGTGCAACCAAGGGCGACCTCGTCGGGGCGATGCTCGGCCATGTCTCCCAGTTCGGCGCCACAACGGCATTATATACGAGATAGCGACCCGGGCAGGACCCACGCTGAAAAACGGCTAAAAAAAGGTGACCGGGTTCAGTCAATATCGAGCTTCTTTTTTCCCAGCGCCTCGATATAGGGCAGTTCTTTTCCAACCTCGAAGAGTTGCGCTTTCTCGGGGGGGATCTCGACTTCGAAATTTGTGTAATCTTTCATGTCCATGAGGGTTGCCGTTGACCCGCTGACGGTGATAACCTGCCCGCTCTTCCGCTCGACAACCGGAACATAGGTCTTTGCAGAAACCGGCTGCACGATGGACCGTTTCACTCCGTCAAAGAGTCCGATGGCGTCGATCCGGGCTTTCGCCGCCCCGTGCTTACCGGGCTTCGAGATCGATATCCCGAGGATCTTGCAAGGTTCATCATCGATCACCACCCAACGGCCTTCTTTCAGCTTTCCCACTTCTGTCTGCTCTTTCATGGATCCACACTCATCATGAAGTATTTAATCTATCTGTATCGTATTAGATAAAATACACTCTACCGTTCACCCGGAATGCCAATGGACTTCTTCACCTGTTGCAATGAAATGGCCGACGCGGTTTCCGAGGCCATCGCTCCGCTCGTAGGTACTGTGAAAGGGGGAGTGAGAACCGGCATGGGGGCAGACGGTAGTCCGACACAGCTGATCGACCAGGTGGCAGAATCCTGCATCCTCGCGTACCTTGAAGAATGTCCCCTGGCGCGAACCCTCATCAGCGAGGAAGCGGGAAAGGTTAAACTTGACGGAGATGAAGGAACGCTTTTCCTGGACCCTGTTGACGGGACTTATAACGCAGTCGCAGGAATTCCCTTCTATGCGCTTTCCATCGCCTATGCAAAAGACGGCATAATCCGGGATGCATTTGTCCGTGACCTTGCAGGAGGGGAAACATTCAGTGCACAGAGAGGGAAGAAAGCATTTCTCGATGGAAAACCGATCACCGTGTCAACGACCATGGCTCTCGAACAGAGTGCGCTCTCGCTGTACGGGAGGAGGTTTGACCCGGCAGGGGTTCTCAGCCTTGGACAGAAAGTCCGCAGGTGGCGTCTCCTGGGGGCATCAGCACTCGAACTCTGTTACATCGGTTGCGGGAGGATCGATGGCTTCATCGACCTCCGCGGGACGCTGCGCGTGACGGATGCTGCAGCTGGAATGCTGGTCTGCACCGAAGCGGGAGGAGTGGTGAGCGATCTCGATGGAAAGCCCCTGGTATTTCCCGAGAAGGTGACCATCGGAAAATGCATGGTGGCGACAAACGGCGTGATGCACCAGAAGATCATCGAATATCTGAGGTAATGGCATGAAATTCCTGCTGGTCTCGCGGGTTGACAACCGCGAAGCGCTCTCGTTTACGGAGTCGCTGGGAACTAGGATGAAGGGTACCGGGCACAGGGTCTTTTTCGAGGAAGAGACTGCAGCAGCCATCGGCATAGCCGGGATCCCCTTCGCGGGGGCAGACCCCGACCTGGTTGTCATCGTCGGCGGTGATGGTACTATCCTGCTCACGGTGCAGAAGATGCCGCGGCAACTGCCCATCATCGGGATCAACTGGGGGGAGGTCGGTTTCCTTGCCGATGTGGAACCGGCTGACGCAGCGGATATCCTTCTCGAGATATCTGATGGTTTTTCAATCGAGCGGAGGATGCGGCTCTCGTTCATGGTCGAAGGGCGGCATGTCGGGGATGTCCTGAACGAGGCCCTGGTGGTGACCAGCCGGCCGGCAAAGATGCTCTCGTTCGGCGTAATCATCGATGGTGTCCTGTCCGAGCACTTCAGGGCTGATGGACTCCTCGTCAGCACGCCCACCGGTTCAACCGCGTATGCGATGAGTGCCGGCGGGCCGATCGTCGATCCCCGGATTGAAGGAGTGTTGCTGGTCCCTCTGGCGCCCTACATGCTCTCCTCGCGTCCCCATGTCATCAGCAGTGACCGGAACCTCGAAATCCGGCTGGAGAGCGCGAAACCGGCCACCATGGTCCTCGATGGACAGAGGAGTATCGACCTTGGTTGCCAGGCAACCATCGTGGTCCGAAAATCGCGTGAACCGGCCCTCATCGTCGACATCGGACGCAATTTCTTTGAAAAGGTGGACCAGAAACTCCGGCGGCTTTGACGGAATAGACGATTTTATCAGCTCTTTTGCAGAAGATCGGTTCATACAGAAGTGATGATCCCATGTTGGAGAAGACTGACTATGCCGGGGCATCAAAAGTGCTTAAGACTTCCCTTGCCCTGAAATCTTCCCCTGTCGCACTCCGGTTTATCCATGCGAAGGACGATATCCCGGACGGAATAGAGAAACTGGACAGGACAATCCGGCACTGCATGATGGTGACGTTGGCAGGAAAGGAAGGCAAGATTTTCTACACCACCGATGAGAACCACGAGTGCTACGGTGGTGCCTGGGCTCTCGGCCTCCGGGAGCTTTCCCAGAGCCTGAAGACCGGTGACTTCTACTTCAAGCTTGGCAAGTTCGAGAGTCCCCCGGCGTGCAGGCGCACGATTTCCAGTGTTCCACACCTGGAATCCGGCTTCACCCATGCCATTCTCTACGCACCGCTTGAAAAAACCCCATTTATTCCCCATGTCATACTCATGGTTGCGCCCCCCCGCGTGATGCTGAAACTCGCCCAGGCAACGCTCTACCGGCTGGGAGGAAGGATCAAATCGGAGTTTTCCGGAATCCAGTCGGTCTGTGCAGACGTCACTGCGCAGACCTATCTCTCCGGAAGACCGAACTACTCACTGGGGTGTGACGGTTCACGGAAGTACTCCGGCATCCAGGATGACGAGATGGTGGCTGGGTTCCCGGCAGAGATGCTTCCCGAAGTGGTGGAAGCGGTGCAGATCGTGACCGCCGCCCCGGGGTCAAAAAAATAATTCCCCCATTTTTACATCTCGGTCCGCCCGGCAACTACCACGGAGATGTTGTCCCTGCTCCGTGCCAGGGCCGCCTCGATGAGCGCATTACAGACAGAAGGGATCGGTTCCGTTGCAGCCACGGCGAAAATCTCGTCCTCGGTCAGGCCATCGAGCAGCCCATCCGAACAGACCAGTATCCGGGCATTTCCTACCTGTATGCTGGTGATGTCTGCCTCGTCTCCTTTACGCCCGATGATGCGGGTCACGATATTCCGGAGGGGGTGGTGCTCAGCTTCATCCCTTGAGAGGAGCCCTTCTTCCACGAGTTCCTGGACCCGTGAGTGATCGCGGGTCAGCCGTTCCAGCTCTTCTCCGATCAGGTAGGCACGGCTGTCTCCGACGTTCCCGATGGTGCAGCATCCTTCCCCGCTGATCAGGGCAGCGACGAGCGTAGTCCCCATTCCCCTCAGGCCTTCTTCCTGTTCGGATATGGCAATGACACGGTTGTTCGTCTCCCGGAAGGCCATCTTCATCAGGGCCTCGAGCGATGCCAGGTCAGGTTCCGGGAGATGCAGCAACTGGTCATGGACGATGCCGCAGAGCGTCCGGACCGCCAGGCTGCTTGCCACTTCCCCTGCCGGATGACCGCCAAGGCCATCGGCCACCGCGAGCAGCAGGAATGATCCCATCGGGTGAGAGATCCTGAGTATTTCGCAGGCATCTTCGTTTTCTTGCCTGATGCCGGTGACAGAACGGCTGCAGGCATGGAACTGGTTACTGTCCATAGGGTTTTCTGCTCCGGGGAGGCTGCACTCTACCTAAAGGTTAAACACTGTTCCTCTTTTATCCTTTTGAGACGCTCCTCTCCCCCGGGCGTCATTTCCGTAGCACCAGTATCCTCCGGACCAGGCTCCGGTGAACCCGCTGGGAATAGGTGGCGACCACCTCCATCAATTCACCGGCCTGCCGCGAGATATCGCGGTGCGTGACCACCACCGCTCTCCTCCCCGGCATGAGCACCCGCCGTATCTCTTCGAGCGTACCACTGTAGAGGGTATCAATGCTTCCGGCCGCGATCGAGACCGACTGGCCATAAGGAAGGTCGGTTGCCACAGCATGGATGCCGGAGCTTCGGACCGGGAGAGCAGTGGCATCGGCCCGGAAAAAGAACCCCCCCGGAACGTTCTTCCTGCTTCCTGCCACCATGAGCGGGTCGATGTCACTTCCTGCACCCTGTGCACCGACCAGTTCGGCCTCGAGCACCATCCCGCCGGTACCACAGAATGGATCGAGCAGGATCTCCCCTGCCTGGACCAGGGAAATATTGACCAGCGCCCTGGCCATCCGGGGCATCATGACCCCGGGGTGGAAGAATGCCCGATCCCCAGGCCGTCGGCGACCAAAGGAGCCGCGATCGATCCTCAGGATCAGCCTGCCGAGATACCACCGTTCCCCTGAGCATACCGCGCGGTACTCGGTGTCAGGATTTTCCAGCCGGACCCTGCCTCCAATGAGAGAACCCATCAGGCGTTCGAGTTCCGGGGCTGGTCCAGTCATGGTGCACCCTTCCATTTTTTTCACCCGGGCTGCATAGGTTCCCCCAGTGCAGAGGGCCAGGTCTTTCAGCAGGCGGGCAAATGCGCGGCTGTCGGCCTCGCATTCGCCGAGGTACTCGGAAACGGCATGGGTGAGGGAGAGCCGGGAGAGATTTCCGGGACTCTTGCAGTCCACGACTGCTACCTGCGGCCTCCGGTCGAGGATCTCACCGACAAGGCCCAGTTCCGCGAACGGTAGTCCCGGGTGCTCTCCCGAGAGCTCGGCAATCACCTTCATTTCCTGGTACTGGGTGAGGAACGCTCAAAATAGCTCGCAGCAGAAAAATAAGGCAGGAGCGAGGATACGAACAGACATGGCTTATTTCTTTCCCATGAAGCCTGAAAAAAACCCTTTTTTCTCCTGCCCGGCCCGGGATCCTTCTATCTCGAGGATCTTCTCGTAGAGCTCCCGGAGTTCGGGCGTTAGCTGGCGGGGGATCCGCACCTTCACCCGCACCAGGAGGTCGCCGGGTCTGCCTCTCCTCCGTACACCCTCTCCCGGGATCTTCAGGGCGGTGTCGTGCTGAATGCCCGGCGGAATGGTGAGCTCGATCGTTTTCCTGTCGAGAGTTTCCACGGATATTACCGATCCCGCTGCTGCCTGGGCAGGACTGATCTCGGCTTCCACCTCAAGATCGTCACCGTGACGGGTGAACCGGTCATGGGGTCTCACGATAATCTCGATGAAGAGATCGCCGCTTTCTGCTCCGAAATCTCCCGCTTCGCCATACCCCTCCATGCGCAGGCGCATCCCGGAATCGATGCCTGCAGGCACCCTGACCTGGACTTTCCTCCTGGCCTGGGTCACTCCTGTCCCGCGGCATTCAGGGCACCGCTTTTCGGGAACCTTGCCCAACCCCCGGCATTCAGGGCAGGTACTCATCCTGACAAACTGACCGAAGATGGTCTGGCTCATCTGGCGGAGCTGCCCGCTTCCCCCGCATGCCTTGCAGTTAACGCGTTTTTTCGTCTCGCTCCCCGTCCCTTCACAAACCGGGCAGGGTTCGGTGTGGGAGACCTCGATCTCCTTCTCCGTTCCGAAAACCGCGTCCTCGAGGCTAATCGTGAGCCTCATGAGGAGATCGGAGCCGGCCCGGGGTCCGGTCTGGCGCTGTCCGCCGAATCCTCCCCCAAAAAAATCGAAAATATCGCCGAACCCGGAAAAGTCGGCAGAAAACCCTCCAAAACCGCCTCCCCCCGCATACGATCCGCGGGAAGCGCTGGTATACCCTTCGTGACCTACGTGGTCGTACTGGGCGCGCTTCTGTGGGTCCGAGAGGACACTATAAGCCTCGTTGATCCGCTTGAATCGCTCTTCGGCGCCCGGTTCCTTGCAGATATCGGGATGGTATTTCCGGGCGAGGGTGCGATAGGCCTTCTTTATCTCTTTTTCATCGGCATTCTTCGGGATCCCCAGGATCTCGTAGTAGTCACCGGCGGCCATTGCCTCACTCGTCTTTCATGGTGTAATCAGCATCAACCACGGTGTCATCGTTTGCGCCAGCCGGGCCCGCTTCCCCTCCGGCCTTCGCCTGTTGTTCGGCCTGTACCTTCTGGTAGATCTTGGTGGTCACACCGTATACTGCTTCGGTGAGTGCCTCCATCTCTTTCCTGATCGCTTCACTGTTGTCCTCTTCGAGAGCCTTTCTAACGGCATCGATGCAGCCCTGGATCTTCTCCCGGTCACCTGTATCCATCTTGTCTCCGCTCTCCTTCAGCATCTTTTCGGCATTGAAGACTGCAGAGTCGGCCAGGTTCCGGAGCTCGATCTCCTCACGTTTTGCCTTGTCCTCGGACTCGAACTGTTTTGCAGCATCCACCATCCTCTTGATCTCGTCCTCCGAAAGTTTCCTGTCGCCCTTGATGGTGATGGCCTGCTCGTTCCCGGTCCCGAGATCCTTTGCCGAGACATGGATGATACCATTGGCATCGATATCGAACGTGACTTCGATCTGGGGTATTCCCCGTGGCGCGGGGGGAATCCCGGTCAGCTGGAACCTCCCGAGCGTGAAATTGTCCTTGGCGAGGGCCCGTTCTCCCTGGACGACATGGATCTCTACGCTGGTCTGGCCGTCGGCGGCGGTGCTGAAGATCTGGCCCTTCCGCGTGGGGATGGTAGTATTCCGATCGATGAGCTTGGTGGATATACCGCCGAGCGTTTCGATACCCAGGGTGAGCGGGGTCACGTCAAGGAGGACTATATCCTTTGTCTCTCCGGTCAGAACCCCTCCCTGGATAGCTGCTCCGAGCGCCACGCACTCGTCCGGATTGATGCCCTTGTCCGGATCCTTGCCAAGGATCTTCCTGATTGTCTCCTGGACGAGCGGCACCCGGGTTGATCCACCAACGAGCAGGACATGGTCGATCTGCTCCGGCTTCATCTTCGCATCGCTCAATGCCTGCCTGACAGGCTGCACGGTCAACTCAACAAGGTCACCGATGAGCTGCTCGAGTTTTGCCCGGGTAAGATCGATGTCCAGGAACTTGGGGCCCGAAGGAGTCGAAGTGATATAGGGCAGGTTGATGGTGGTCTTCATCGTCTGGGATAGCTCGATTTTGGCATTCTCGGCAGCATCCCGGAGCCGCTGCATGGCGATAGGGTCGGACTTCAGGTCGATACCTTCCTTCTTCCTGAACTCTTCGATCAGCCAGTCCATGACCCGCTGATCGAAATCATCACCGCCGAGATGATTGTTCCCGGACGTCGCTTTCACCTCGAAGACTCCGTCTCCGAGAGTGAGGATGGAGACGTCGAACGTCCCTCCGCCAAGATCGTAAACGAGCACGGTTGCATCATGTTCCTTGTCGATCCCATAGGCCAGCGCACTTGCGGTTGGTTCGTTGATGATCCTGAGCACCTCGAGTCCGGCAATCTTGCCGGCATCCTTGGTTGCCTGGCGCTGGGCATCGTTGAAGTATGCAGGAACGGTGATGACTGCCCTGGTAATCTTCTCCCCGAGGTAGGCTTCTGCATCGATCTTCATCTTCTGCAGTACCATCGCCGAGATCTCCTGGGGGGTGTATTGCTTGTCGTCGATCTTCACCTTTTCCGAAGAACCCATCCGCCGTTTTATGGAATGGATGGTGCGGGTCGGGTTGGTGATCGCCTGCCTTTTCGCCAGGCTCCCCACCAGGCGCTCGCCTTCCTTGGTAAACGCAACGACAGACGGAGTGGTTCTTCCACCCTCGGCGTTTGGTATCACGATGGGTTTTCCTGCCTCCATGATGGCCATGCAGGAGAACGTAGTCCCGAGATCGATTCCGAGCACTTTATCCTTTGACAAATCACTCACCTTCTTTTCCTTTCGAAACCGCCACCTTCGCGTAGCGGATTACCCGATCGTTCATGCAGTATCCCTGGCAGAACTCCTCGACGACAATCCCTTCATCGCAATCCGAGGGGATGGAGGCAACCGCTTCATGCTCGGCAGGGTTGAAAGGTTTACCCACCGATTCCAGCGGCCGGATGCCATGCCGTTCGAGGATGCTCCTGAAGAGCTTGTGGATCTGTACCAGCCCTTCCCGAGCTCCTGAATCTTTTTCTTTCAGGGCCCGTTCGAAATTGTCGATCACCTCTAGGAGCTCGGTGGCGAACTCTTCGATGGCAAACCTGACCCGGAGATCGAAATCCCGTTCCGTCCGTTTCCTGAAATTCTCAAAATCAGCAGCAAGACGAAGAAACCGATCGTTCAGTTCCTGGTACTCTTTCTGCAGCTCCCCAGGGGAGGGGGATGCAAGTTCAGGGGAAGATTCTTCGTTCATTTCCCGAACTGGCTCGATAAATTCCTCCTCTTTGTCCTGAGTCATAGGTCGATCAGATAATTATTGCATTGTAGTTCTATAAAATCATTTCTTTACATACCCGCCGGAAAACGACGGCTGGGAACGGTGGTCCCAGTGGTCCCACAACCAGCGTGGGGGGAAAAACCCTGGTTACCCTTCCTTTGCGGCGTGGGACATGTTCTCCCGGCACAGCTCCTGCATCTTGGGAGGGGGATGTTTCCATCTCCACAGCCCACAGCCGATAAACTCAGGGGGGAGGCCCTGCTTTCCCGCATACTCCTGCAGGACCGTGAGCCATCGGTGATGCAGGTCCGGATGAACGGTCCTCACCAGTTCAAACTCACTCTCCAGCATTGCCGGACACATCCAGCACCCTACGCGCTC
It contains:
- a CDS encoding nucleotide exchange factor GrpE, translating into MTQDKEEEFIEPVREMNEESSPELASPSPGELQKEYQELNDRFLRLAADFENFRKRTERDFDLRVRFAIEEFATELLEVIDNFERALKEKDSGAREGLVQIHKLFRSILERHGIRPLESVGKPFNPAEHEAVASIPSDCDEGIVVEEFCQGYCMNDRVIRYAKVAVSKGKEGE
- the dnaK gene encoding molecular chaperone DnaK, with amino-acid sequence MSKDKVLGIDLGTTFSCMAIMEAGKPIVIPNAEGGRTTPSVVAFTKEGERLVGSLAKRQAITNPTRTIHSIKRRMGSSEKVKIDDKQYTPQEISAMVLQKMKIDAEAYLGEKITRAVITVPAYFNDAQRQATKDAGKIAGLEVLRIINEPTASALAYGIDKEHDATVLVYDLGGGTFDVSILTLGDGVFEVKATSGNNHLGGDDFDQRVMDWLIEEFRKKEGIDLKSDPIAMQRLRDAAENAKIELSQTMKTTINLPYITSTPSGPKFLDIDLTRAKLEQLIGDLVELTVQPVRQALSDAKMKPEQIDHVLLVGGSTRVPLVQETIRKILGKDPDKGINPDECVALGAAIQGGVLTGETKDIVLLDVTPLTLGIETLGGISTKLIDRNTTIPTRKGQIFSTAADGQTSVEIHVVQGERALAKDNFTLGRFQLTGIPPAPRGIPQIEVTFDIDANGIIHVSAKDLGTGNEQAITIKGDRKLSEDEIKRMVDAAKQFESEDKAKREEIELRNLADSAVFNAEKMLKESGDKMDTGDREKIQGCIDAVRKALEEDNSEAIRKEMEALTEAVYGVTTKIYQKVQAEQQAKAGGEAGPAGANDDTVVDADYTMKDE